A segment of the Mercurialis annua linkage group LG4, ddMerAnnu1.2, whole genome shotgun sequence genome:
ACAATTGACAGTAaacttttaattgtttttgtatACGTCTTCCTTTAAGGAAAAAACGTTCAATCGCAAGATAAAACAGGGAAGACAAATCAAGCAATCAAATGAACAAGAATCACAAGCATAAATAAGATAGGAAATCGAAAACAAACCTGGACATGGAAAAACAGCCAAATTAAATATGCTATCCAAAAAAGAAAGCCAATATAACATAACAGGCATTTCCACAAACATCACAAAGGCTGATCCTCTACTCATATATCAGTCAAATTCACTAGTAAAAAGATAACAAAGGAGACCAACTTTTCTTTGAGACATAACGCCAAACAGTTGGTGAGCAATcacaaatctttttttttattttcatcgcTCATCAGGTCATCTGTTAAAACACTATAATTTCCGACTTCTTTGGATTAATAGTCTCAATGGTATATTTATCAGAGCACAGCCTTTGCCTCATGGTAGGACGAATCGGAACAAACGCAATGAAACCCGCGATAGCAACGGCATAACCTCCTCTAACTTTCTCAATCATAAACCCTTTCACCTTCGAATTCGTCCGCCAAATCTTGTTCAGTTCCAACCCAGCTCGCTTCTGCCTGAATTTCCGCGGAAGAAGCAGCAGCGGCTCACCGGGAACCACTGCATCAGTGGACCCCACCAAATCATTAAACCTTGCAGTCGCTCTTTCTTTAAAAACCGAATCACCGGCCACTAAATCGATAAACACTCTCTCCAGAATCTTCCCTCTGACGAGTGATTCGCCGGTTCTTACGCCCATGAATCCCACTTTATTCTCGAACCTGGAGGTGGCTCGACTGAGCGGCGGAACTCCGATGAGCTCGTCTTGCTTGCAGATTTTGGGGGTCCCCACTCCTGCGTTCACCAAGAAGAGATCTTCTCTTAAGCGCAAGACTTCAGATCGTAAGGCGTTTCCGCTGCATAAGTGGAAACTTGAATTAGACCTTTGGAATAATCGATTCATGTAGACGCTCATTTTAACGGACAGTTCTGTTGTTTCTTCCTCTTCCTATTGATGGACCGCAGCGCCGCGCTAGTATGTTCAGAGCTGAAATCTGTAGAAGAATGGTGCATAAAATGAGCTCTTTGATTGAGAAACATACGATGTCGTTTACTGGGCTGGCCTGACAACAAACATTATCGGTCTTTCAAGTAAACGGCGAGACGTTTCACTTCTTTgataaaatgaacaaaggatcaattaacCCCTCAAGTTGGcataaagtatcaaaaaaatcaaTCCTAAAAAGTTagacaaaaaattcaaatttttgacaAACCATTTCAAAAACACCcttctgaaaaagaaaaaaaatcctaattaaaCCCTAACTAACCCTTATAAAAATATCCTAATTATaagatcaaattaaattttaaataaactcATTAATCTAATTAACACCCGCTACTACAACTGCCATTTCCATTACAGTTGCCGATCTCCTCGTCTTTTATGCAGCAGACGACTCCTCGTCTCCTATAAAATGGCAAAATtgtaagtaataaataaaattacataaacccaaaaaacataataaaaagattaaatataaaatgGACATAAAAGGTCACAAATAGggtagaaaaataaaacaaatatgaacGGTATTATTAAATCTTTTTGTCTTTTGATTGAAGAGCGTGTTTCACTTTCAGAAGTGCGATTGTGCAAGGTTATTTTTGAAACGAAATGCCAATTTTAGGAGTTTGTTTGTTCGTTTAATacttgagggggtgaattgatcctttattcttgataaatcataaaataaccCAATTACTAAAGAATAGATCCTGGCTATTGAATGCCCAAAATAAAGAAACCAGATTGGTAATTTCTTCCTCCTCCGTCtggtaaactgtttgaaactttgGATCTTTTCGCGTAGTATTCCAGTGTGTGTTTGAAGCATAAATTGAAGTGCCCAATTCAGTTCTCTCACTCAATGACCATGTCAAGAAAAGCAACAAACTTGGGGCTTCCATTGATGAATCTGGTAAGATTCAGAGGAGTACCCATTTTGGATCAACTTCATTTAGAGGAAAAGCTTCTCAGAACCTCTTCTGATAACTGGTGTATTATAAACGATGGAACAAATTCCCCTGCTATAGTCATGGGGATTTCTGGGTAAGCAACCAATTGATTGattttccttttaattattaattaatacttGTATGTGATTTTGCTCTAGTTATTTATCTATACTGCATTTTGTTTGGATGTGTACTTATTAGAGTTGGATATTTTACATAGGAAGCCTTCAGAACTACTTGACTTAGGATCCGTGTTGCAAGATCATGTTCCTGTAATTAGAAGGTTTACTGGGGGTGGCACTGTAATTGTTGATAGAGGGACTATTTTTGTTACTCTCATATGCAACAAGGATGATGTTCCTGGAGTGCAACCATATCCTCGTCCTATCATGTCTTGGAGTGGTTTGTTGTATGATGAAGTGTTTCGGGGGATTGGTGACTTCCAGCTTCGTGAGAATGGTACATAGATCGAGGTTTGGTTTTAATGATATTTCCTGTCTGTGATTGTTTTTCTGTTTTCCGTTTTCATTGTTTTATATGAATGGATATGAGTTTCTATTTTCAATAGAAGAATAGAATCACTATAATTGAGATTTGTGAGTAAGTTTTTGTGAATGTAAACTCGCCAGAAATGGTTGCTAATTTTGTATGCTATATGATGGTGTAAAAGTTTCTCCAACTTAAATTGCCGAGGAAGATCAATGTTTCTAGATATATGCAACTTTCTGGAAACAATTACAAGTTTTTTAGCTGTTTTTTACCATTGTATGTAAATCTCATGGAACTGATGTGCAAATTAATGGTGTTTTCCCGTCAAAACAAGCATTTTAACTTCCCTCGTATCAGTAATTTTGTGGACTCGGATTTGGTTTTATCTAAGTAATGGGGCAAGGAACTGTAAACTTCAACTTGCTATTcctatttagtatttttatttctcttaaaACTTCTCCACTTTCTGGTCAGATTATGTGTTTGGTATTAAAAAGTTTGGCGGCAATGCTCAATCTATAATAAAAAACCGATGGATACATCACACTTCTTTTTTATGGGATTATGAGGGGAAGAATATGGCATACCTGAAGATGCCTGCTCGGGCTCCAAAATACAGATCGGTAAGTCCTGTTATTTCTTCTACACCATCAACTCTCTTTCAAGCTTATGTTTTGccaatgtaatttttttatgaactcTGCACTGCATTGTTTTCAGTATACCTACTGAAAGCATGAACTACAGCTAACACCAGTATACGATGCTTACGTTACTGTTATGTGCTTTGCAGACAAGAGACCACACTGATTTTGTCTGTCGAATGAAGGAATATTTATCAAGATCAGAATTCATAGAGAGAACCGTGAAAGCTCTTGAAACACATTTCTTAATAGAACCCATAACCTTGGAGGGATTCAATGCATCCAACGAATCAGCATTCATTCCCTCCACAAGGCTTCTCACAAAGCAAGAACTCGAGGATGCATGTGAATCTCAGCTACTGACCATGGGTTGCACTGGTCAATAAGAGAATGTTTATACACTGGATACAGATTGATCCTAAATTATAATGTCGCATTTGAGTGTAATTCTTTCTATTGATATTTTgcaatttgaaaatttcatcaTATGATTATTTCGGCATGCTTCaataaaaagattttttttgtgAAGAATTTATCTAGTTCCAGGTACTTGCTATTTTCTTGCTCTAATTGCTTGTATGAACTACACAATATCCTTAAAATTAAAGTTGCTAGTATCTGTGCTATGAACGGTCGAGATTTGCAGGCAATTTTTCAGCTTCAGTTACTGTGATATGCCTCCTTGTGTGTCCTAAGATTCTGTTTGGGGCATCTCACTTATGATTACTAAAACAACGGCTTAGCGAACAAGATTCCATTTCATCATTAAATTTAGCGAACAAGATTCCATTTCATCATTAAATACAGTTGATGTTATATGTTTCGACAATCGTCTATTCCTTAGGCATTTTCATTTTCACTTAAGGATGGTTGATGTTACATGTTCTTACTGAATCATTATTCTTTAGTAACATGATGTTCATAGTAAATTGTTTGGTTGTTGAATAGGTTGACAAATTAATCGTCAGAAAGACTTTAAGTTATAATCCAGTCGAGTCGAGTTAAGAAACTCTTAACTCGAGCTCGgctcatttttaatttgaagTTTGAAAATTCAATTTGCCTGCAAATTCGTACACAATAGATacctaatattaaaattaattaattttatcaattagtttctcaattaattattttttgtcgATTAGTTTAAATTTGGAACAGTTAATCCAAAATTTTGATTTGCTCcttatattatttcaaaattaactATTTAGTTCTAATTGATAAACTTGACAAGTTTAAGATACTAATTAATTCAATTGATAAGCTTAAGACATTAATTGATACAAAACTAATTTTGACGTTAATTATCGATTTGCTTGCAAAGTTTAGGGGTCCGATGTACTCTTAAGTCTTAAACACTGAAACTATCTCAAACTCATCAAAAGCGACGGCGtttggagaaaaaaaaaatctgagaTTTTAAAGCCCCAAACTCCGATCCTCTCTATTGAAACTCTTTCTCTGCCAAATCAAGCATAAGAATTAATTAAGCAAAAAAACTTTGAGAGCTATGGCAGAAGATCTAGTGCTAGACACGGCGATTAGAGATTGGGTGTTGATTCCGCTGTCTGTAGTTATGGTCCTGATCGGAGTCCTTCGCTACTTCGTATCTAAGCTCATTCGTTCCCATCAGGCCCCCGATGCTAAGATTATCAAAGAAGGGTATAATCTATTTCTTTATACCCTAAAACCCCCAATTTATCTTAGTAATTGTATGACTGATTCGGttttattgtttgtttgtttcaGACAAGTAATCGTGAGGGCTCGGAATTTGAGAGCTGGAGCTAATTTTTTACCTCCCAAGTCTTTCCGTGCTAGAAGAATTTATTTCAGCAACGAGGTTCGGGTTGCTTTGTTTTTTCATCATAATttctagttatttttttttataagttaatGCAGTTTAAGTATGCTTAGGTTAGTCTTCTGAAGCTGATCAGATTAGATTCTTCTTTAGCACAGACAACAATATTTAATCTTGGTTTCATGGTACAAAGTATCAGTATCTTTTCAATAACGGTGATATCCTGTGTCTTGTTTTCATGAATTCACATTTTATTGACAATTGTCATCCAACTGATTCTCCTGACTTCATTTGAAGTATTTTGTATTCTGAACGTAGAGCCTGAAGCTGCTGCCTCCTTGCTCTTGTAGAGCCTTGACACTTTTTCATAGACTATTATTTCCTCTTGGAAGAGTCTCTATGGAGAATAATGTTCTCTAAGGTTGCATGATCAATAGCTTGAATCAAATAGGTCTTGTCCTTGAAGTCTTTGAACCTAAAACTTTATATTTCAGCTTTCTGTGTTTCCGACACTGCTGTGACAATCTCTGGAATTCCTTGTAAAACAACCAGCCAATATTCCTTCGATCTGAGTTTTTTCCATGAACATTCTCTATTGTGACCAGCGAAACGAGGAATGGCAGGCTTTATAAAGTTTCCTATTGCCATGAAAAACCTTCTCTTGCATATCAAACTACTGGCCCTTTTCTTAGGCTTTGATACCATTGATACAAACAACACTGATACAGACAGCTGCAGCTAATTTATCTTTTAGAATAGTAGAACAGAGGCAAAAGAATAGAGAATAGAAAACTGATTCTTATTACTGCAGGATGAATTACATAACTGAGCTGTCTGCTCTTTAGATAGAGCTATTACTATTAgctaaatatattaaaattggaTAGTGGTTTATAAAATCCTAATATTACTCAACTACTAAACATACCCAAAAAATCTCTACAAATTCTGCAACTTTCACGTAACAAATCATAAACTAAAGATTAGGACAACTTCAAATAGAACATGTAGAAATGTGGATAACAGCATTCAACTTATAAGTATGTATAAGTTATAACTTTGTTAATTGGATTTTTCTTAGGAAAATGGATTGCTACACGTTCCAAAGGGACAAGCGCAAAATCCACAAGCTCAAATGTTTTCTGATCCAAATATGGCCATGgatatgatgaaaaaaaacCTATCAATGATTATTCCTCAGGTATCACTAATTTTGAGTTAATAGCATACCcttgtttttacttttattttgggcttttctatTTGCATGTATGACTGCCTTTAGGAGTGATCCCTTAATTTTCTTTGCTGAACAGACTCTTACTTTTGCCTGGGTCAACTTTTTCTTCTCTGGATTTGTTGCAGGTGTGTGTTTGTTTCTTTTCTCAATTTGTTTATTATCCACGTGCACCAATCGCTGCTTGTGGCTTTTAAGTACTGATATAATCTGTTTTCCAcaaaatatctattttttattttgctcctcattttgtaacattttttatcatcttcatcttttgtttttatttttcaagcCAAGATACCCTTTCCACTGACTCAGAGGTTCAGGTCAATGTTGCAAAATGGGATTGACTTGAGTACTGTTGATGTTAGTTATGTCAGTAGTCGCTCATGGTACTTCCTTACCTCTTAAATTGAAGCTATTTGTtgaaatatttgtttattttcctCAAACTTTTGGCAATATGCTTGACTAACTACTTATCTACACTATGTTTGTCCAGgtattttcttaatttgtttGGATTAAGAGGCTTATTCAGTCTTATTCTGGGCGAGGAAAATGGTCAGTTTTGAGTTTCCTTTTTGAACTGCGCATAGCTTTGTCTTAGACTTTAAGTTAGATACTTAGATCTTCATGCTAAAGTTTAATGCTTTTGATGCAGCTGTGGATGACACACAACGCATGATGCAAATGAGTGGTTTTGGTTTTGATCCATCTAAGGTATGATCTCAAGTGTTTCTTACTTGAGAGCATTTCAGGATTTAAATGCTTGAAATGCTTAATTTGTCAAGTGATGATAGTCATTGTTTGCTTTCCTCTTTGAGCATTTTCTCATCATATTTCCTGCTTCAGTAGTttgcttgaataaataaaatttcatcctAGGCATgtt
Coding sequences within it:
- the LOC126679519 gene encoding ribosomal protein S1, mitochondrial-like, whose amino-acid sequence is MSVYMNRLFQRSNSSFHLCSGNALRSEVLRLREDLFLVNAGVGTPKICKQDELIGVPPLSRATSRFENKVGFMGVRTGESLVRGKILERVFIDLVAGDSVFKERATARFNDLVGSTDAVVPGEPLLLLPRKFRQKRAGLELNKIWRTNSKVKGFMIEKVRGGYAVAIAGFIAFVPIRPTMRQRLCSDKYTIETINPKKSEIIVF
- the LOC126676565 gene encoding uncharacterized protein LOC126676565, whose product is MTMSRKATNLGLPLMNLVRFRGVPILDQLHLEEKLLRTSSDNWCIINDGTNSPAIVMGISGKPSELLDLGSVLQDHVPVIRRFTGGGTVIVDRGTIFVTLICNKDDVPGVQPYPRPIMSWSGLLYDEVFRGIGDFQLRENDYVFGIKKFGGNAQSIIKNRWIHHTSFLWDYEGKNMAYLKMPARAPKYRSTRDHTDFVCRMKEYLSRSEFIERTVKALETHFLIEPITLEGFNASNESAFIPSTRLLTKQELEDACESQLLTMGCTGQ
- the LOC126679063 gene encoding uncharacterized protein LOC126679063 produces the protein MAEDLVLDTAIRDWVLIPLSVVMVLIGVLRYFVSKLIRSHQAPDAKIIKEGQVIVRARNLRAGANFLPPKSFRARRIYFSNEENGLLHVPKGQAQNPQAQMFSDPNMAMDMMKKNLSMIIPQTLTFAWVNFFFSGFVAAKIPFPLTQRFRSMLQNGIDLSTVDVSYVSSRSWYFLNLFGLRGLFSLILGEENAVDDTQRMMQMSGFGFDPSKSLSAEKDGLDILQHDWALPKFEQRAEAVLRKLVS